From Panicum hallii strain FIL2 chromosome 2, PHallii_v3.1, whole genome shotgun sequence, a single genomic window includes:
- the LOC112881896 gene encoding two-component response regulator-like PRR95 has product MGEGADEAVKVVDLEDGEGEEAAAEGSSRETRMLPRMPVRVLLAEGDDSTRHVISALLRKCGYRVAAASDGVKAWDILKEKSFNIDLVLTEVELPLMSGFLLLSTIMEHDASKNIPVIMMSSHDSVSMVFKCMLKGAADFLVKPIRKNELRNLWQHVWRKQLANGGPDVQHIQQEENLAERIEQKIAATKVDNLNKDGSRKNRECSEQESDAQSSCTRSELEAESKQTNNTLEYKQPTERQFSIPSHKNGELNGQTKLRSNNLIRTREDDLSPKKRACLNHNDSEKASRDIELVHIIDNQQKHDMQREVDTMRTTSIGNDEKGSIPAHQLELSLRRTDYGKLENQEKNDRRTLNHSTSSAFSLYNCRTASTLGNAGDGQLCSTSETQADVENKNGDSAAPSHDITGTNRPIRVVPFPVPVQGLTFDGQPFWNGTPVASLFYSQSAPPIWNSKTSMWQESTPQATSVQQKSQQNEPNEMGPKPVENTEAQSHISHPSSNGKQLRVEIPKDEARNVSPMTGESGTSTVLDSARNSLSVSGCDSNSNRIPAPTESSNTFKGVPETPSAEGSRHLSQREAALNKFRLKRKDRCFEKKVRYQSRKLLAEQRPRVKGQFVRQDHSIQGS; this is encoded by the exons ATGGGGGAAGGAGCGGATGAGGCGGTGAAGGTGGTGGATTTGGAGGacggggagggggaggaggcggcggcggaggggtcgagcAGGGAGACGCGGATGCTGCCCAGGATGCCGGTGCGGGTGCTGCTCGCCGAGGGCGACGACTCCACGCGCCACGTCATCTCCGCGCTGCTCCGCAAGTGCGGCTACCGAG TTGCTGCGGCCTCTGATGGTGTGAAAGCATGGGACATACTGAAGGAAAAATCGTTCAACatagaccttgttttaactgAAGTTGAACTGCCTTTGATGTCTGGGTTCCTCCTGTTATCCACAATCATGGAGCATGATGCGTCCAAGAACATCCCCGTTATAA TGATGTCTTCGCACGATTCAGTAAGCATGGTTTTCAAGTGCATGCTCAAGGGTGCAGCAGATTTCCTTGTTAAGCCGATAAGAAAGAATGAGTTAAGGAACTTATGGCAGCACGTTTGGAGAAAACAACTG GCAAACGGTGGGCCTGATGTGCAGCATatacaacaagaagagaatcttGCAGAAAGAATTGAACAGAAGATTGCTGCGACAAAAGTTGATAATTTGAATAAAGATGGGTCCCGTAAAAATAGAGAATGCAGTGAACAAGAAAGTGATGCTCAA AGTTCTTGCACAAGGTCAGAGCTGGAGGCTGAAAGTAAGCAAACTAACAATACTTTGGAGTATAAGCAACCAACTGAAAGGCAATTCTCTATTCCTAGCCACAAGAACGGCGAGTTAAATGGACAGACCAAACTTAGAAGTAATAACTTGATTCGAACAAGAGAAGATGATTTATCACCAAAGAAAAGGGCATGTTTGAATCATAATGATTCTGAGAAAGCTTCCAGAGATATTGAGCTAGTCCACATTATTGACAATCAACAGAAGCATGACATGCAGAGGGAGGTGGATACTATGAGAACAACATCTATAGGAAATGATGAGAAGGGCTCCATCCCAGCACACCAGTTGGAACTCTCTCTCAGAAGAACTGACTATGGTAAATTAGAGAACCAGGAGAAAAATGATAGAAGAACGCTCAACCATTCTACTTCGTCTGCATTTTCCTT GTATAACTGTAGGACTGCGTCCACATTAGGAAATGCTGGCGATGGTCAGTTATGTAGCACCTCAGAAACACAAGCGGACGTGGAAAACAAAAATGGAGATTCAGCAGCCCCCTCTCATGACATTACTGGAACAAATCGTCCTATTAGAGTTGTACCATTTCCTGTCCCTGTTCAAGGTCTCACATTTGATGGGCAGCCATTCTGGAATGGCACACCAGTGGCATCCCTATTCTACTCACAGTCCGCTCCTCCCATTTGGAATAGCAAAACATCCATGTGGCAAGAATCAACCCCACAAGCAACCTCGGTGCAGCAGAAGTCACAACAGAATGAGCCAAATGAAATGGGCCCTAAGCCAGTTGAAAACACAGAGGCACAATCTCACATAAGTCATCCTAGTTCCAATGGGAAGCAACTACGCGTTGAAATTCCTAAAGATGAGGCACGGAATGTTTCTCCTATGACTGGTGAAAGCGGAACTAGCACCGTGCTTGACAGCGCTAGAAACTCTCTCAGCGTCAGCGGCTGTGACAGCAATTCCAACCGGATCCCTGCCCCTACTGAATCGTCCAACACATTTAAGGGTGTTCCTGAAACCCCAAGTGCTGAAGGTTCACGTCACCTGAGCCAGCGAGAGGCTGCACTGAACAAATTCCGGCTAAAGAGGAAGGATAGGTGCTTTGAGAAGAAG GTTCGGTACCAGAGCAGGAAATTACTCGCAGAGCAGCGTCCACGGGTCAAGGGCCAGTTTGTTCGTCAAGATCATAGCATCCAAGGAAGCTAG
- the LOC112881177 gene encoding protein SHORT INTERNODES-like: MHHASDAASFLSAATSADGSLEQQRQLVRGAASSSPRGTGAAGIIRYQDCWLLAKAGCAHPRCRHCCGGRGFACPAHVRPSCSDTPAFPCSEHHQRTLTSTAAVAPLRNPHKRPRPRPPPRAPAATPTTSSVDQPTTAAPGSFAREEVSLDAVFRRVRLGPDGAEVAYHATVTICGRVFRGVLYDVGSRRRRRSSTASTDTAGSSDGSSRSTAGGGLDLTLRL, from the exons ATGCACCACGCCTCCGACGCCGCCTCcttcctctccgccgccaccagcgCGGATGGGAGCTTGGAGCAGCAGCGGCAGCTTGTGCGTGGAGCCGCGTCATCGTCGCCGCGTGGCACGGGGGCCGCCGGGATCATCAGGTACCAGGACTGCTGGCTCCTGGCCAAGGCGGGCTGCGCGCACCCTCGCTGCCGCCACTGCTGCGGCGGCCGCGGCTTCGCCTGCCCCGCCCACGTGAGGCCCTCCTGCTCCGACACTCCCGCGTTCCCGTGCAGCGAGCACCACCAGCGGACGCTCACCTCGACCGCGGCAGTCGCGCCCCTCCGCAATCCCCACaagcgcccgcgcccgcgcccgcccccgcgcgcgccagcCGCCACCCCCACCACATCGTCCG TTGATCAGccgacgacggcggcgccggggagTTTCGCGCGTGAGGAGGTGAGCTTGGACGCCGTGTTCCGCCGCGTGCGGCTGGGGCCCGATGGTGCGGAGGTCGCGTACCACGCCACCGTCACCATCTGCGGGCGCGTGTTCAGGGGAGTCCTGTACGACGTCggctctcgccgccgccgccgcagcagcacgGCGTCCACGGACACGGCTGGGAGCAGCGACGGGTCATCGCGGAgcaccgccggcggcggcctggaTCTAACGCTGAGGCTGTGA